The nucleotide sequence GATTTGTCCGCCTTCGCCGCGCCTGCCGGGGCCACCATGCCCGCCAGTTGCCGGGCGCGGTGGGTGGCGTCGTCGGTGGTGATCAGGACCGGACAGGGGGCTGGTCCCACCTGCCCGCCCCGTCGCCAGTCGCTCAGGGCTTCGGCGTGGTGGTCGTCGGTCGGCGTCAGCAGCACCTGCACCAGCCGCTTCCAGGCCGGGCGGGACCGGGCGTCGAGCAGGTAGGCGGGTTCGGCGTTCGGGAGGGCGTGGCGCAACTGGCGCAGCGGCACGCGGCGCTGCGTGCCATCGGGGAACTCGACGCGGGCCGTGGGATTGAGAGCGTCCGCCTTTGCCGTCTGCACCACCTTGACGCGCTGGCCGTAGCCCGCCGTCTTCACCTTGCCGGGGACGAAGTAGGCCGCGTCGCCCGCCGTCAGCGCCAGCAGCCCGCCGGGAATGACCTTCTTTTTCTTGTAGCCCCTGAGCGCCTCTTCCTTTTCCAGCAGGGCGAACTCGCGCTGAAGCTGTTCTTTCCAGCCGGTCATGCCAGAGCCTCCAGGCGGGCGTGCAGCGTGGACAGCAGGTCGGCCCGTCTGTTCTCCAGGGCGACTTCGGCCAGCCGGGGCCGCACCGGGCCGTAGGCGGCGAGATACACGTCGAGCGCCGCTTCCCCGCAGCCGGTCAGGACGTACCCCTGTCGCAACACGACCTCGCCTTGCTTCCACTCCACCCAGCGGACGCGCCCCTCGGTGCTCAGTTGCCGCAGCAGGGCGCGCAGCTCCGGCGGCAAAGACTCGCTGTCCTCGCCCCACCACAGGCCGGAGGCGCGCAGGGCGTCATACGGGCTGCGAGGTTCACCGGAAAAGGCACTGAGCAGGCGGTAGATGTCGGGGCGCTGTGTCATGGGGAAACCTCGTCTGGGACAAGAAGGGAAAGGGCGCGGGCGGCCAGGAGCACCTGCTCGAGCGTCCAGGCCACCGTGATCGGCAGCCCGGCGCGGCGCAGTTCCTCGTGGCGTTCGAGTTGGGCGGGACTGGGCCTGTTGCCCGGCTGCTTGAGTTCCAGCCACAGCAGCAGGCCGGGGGCGCGGAAGGCGAAGAGGTCAGGAATCCCTTTGGTGGCCCACACGCTCCCGCCGCGCTGTGAGCCTCGGTACATCTGCCAGACCGTCCAGCCCCGCTCGACGAGGGCGCGGACGACGGCGTCCTGAAAGTCGGCTTCGCTGGCGTAGCCGTTGGTGGCCGAAGCGGGCAAGCCCGCCGACGGCGCGGGGGCCGGGGCGGGAGCAGGCGGCTCGGGAAAGAGGTGGGGGTGGCGGCGGCGGTACTCACGCAGCTCGCTCTCGGACATGCGGGTCAATCGGGCTGCACCTCCACCGCGTCGAAGGCCAGCAGGCGCACCGCCCGCGTGTTGAGCCACCAGCGCCACCAGGGCCGCAGGGTCACCACGCTGCGCCGAACGTAGGTGTGGCGGCGCAGCAGGTGGCCGACCTCCATCTCCTCAGCGGCCCGTACGCCCATGCCCCGGTACATGCCGCGCAGCACCTTGCCGTCGTCGCCAAACGGAAGCAGCACCTCGGCCCGCTCCTCGAGTTCGCTCAGGCTCACGACGGCGCCCAGGCTGCTGATGGTCTGGGCGGCCTTGCGGCGGTCATTCCTGGTCATCAGTCCTCACCTCGCCTTCCCACGCCACCCGCGCGGCGCGAATCGCGTCCCAGAAGGTCTTGCCCTTCGGCCCTTGCCTCATCTCGCCGGTGTCGCTGTCGGTCAGCTCGACCCAGTAGCCGGCGGCGTCGAAGTGAACCGACCCGCTCAGCCCCATCTGCTGAAAGCCCGAAAGCCAGTCGAGGGGCTTCACGTCGTCGGTCCCCTGGTAAGTGCGCCGGTCCGCCGCGCCGCGCTGCACTGCCTTGCTCACGGCCTCGACGCGGCGCTCCGGGGGAATCTGGCTGAGCGGCACCGGCTGCTGCGTGTCCGGGTGCTCGATGTGCGCTCCGGCGACGAGGTCACGCACCACCTCGGCGGTGGCCTGCACGTCGGCGCTGCTGGGCCGGTCCTTGCCGGTCACGCCCCGCGTCACGTCGAGGACCAGGGCGTAGTCGTCGGGCACCACACCCCCCAGGGCGCGGGTGATGCGCTCGGGGGGAAGCTGCAGGCCGCGCTGCTCGAACTCGCCTGCGGTCGCCGCGTAGTCGATCAGCTGGTAGGCCCGCTGGCGGCTCATGCCGAAGCGCTGCTCGGCGTAGGTCTGGAAGCTGTCGTGGCTTTCGCGGTACAGGCGGCTGTCACGAATTTCGGTCAGCGCCCGGCCTGCCAGGACTGCCGCCGACGCGCCGACCATGACCTGCTCCTCCAGTTCGGTCAGCCGTGCTTTTTCCTCGGGGGCGAGGAGTTGCAGGACGTGCTGGGCGGTCATGGCCGCTCCAGTTGCTGGCTCAGGCGCACGTTCTCCGCCCGCTGCTGGGCCGAAAGCGGGGCTGGGTCATCGCTTCGCTGGAACTCCTGAAAGGCCCGGAGGAGCTGCACGCCCTGCGCCGTCGCCGCCATCTCGTACAGCTCGGGCGGCAGGCGGCCAGCGGCCACGAACAGGGCGTCACGGTCCACGCCGTACAGGTCGGCCAGCAGGGAGATCACGCGGTTGCTCGGGGGCCGCTCCTGCCCGGTTTCTATGCGGCTGAGGTAGGTGTGGTGGACCTTCAGCACCTCAGCCACGTCGTAGAGCTTCAGCCCTGCGGCTTGCCGGGTCTGCCGCAGAATCCGCCCGAACTCGGGTTGCCCGCTCACGCCTCGTCCTCGCGCCCGATCCAGGGCAACTGCTCCGGCGTGAGCTGCGCGGCCGCCCGAATCAGCCGCAGCGTGGCGCGAGCGTCGTCGAGGGCGCTGTGGGCTTTCAGGTCGCTGGTGTCCACGCCGCGCTCGGCGCAGGCGGCAGAGAGCCGTGCCCAGCGGTAGGAGCCGTGCCACGCGTTCCACTCGCCGTGCAGCGGGGCGTAGGCCTCCATGACGCAGCCGTCACGCTGCATGGGGGGAATCAGGGCGTTCCAGGCCTGGAGCAGCTCGCTGGGGCCGCCGTCGCCCTGGTACCACCCCGGCAGGGCCGCGTTCAGGCTGTCCGCGATGCGGTTGAAGTCGAAGGCGCCGTTGTAGACGACCACGCGGTGGGTTTGCAGCAGTTTCCAGAGGCGCGGCCACACCTGATCGAAGGTCGGGCAGTCCTTCAGGTCCTCGTTGGTGATGCCGTGAATGGCCGTTGCCCCGGCAGGCACCGGGAAGGTGGGCCGGACGCGCTGGTTCATCAGCGGGCGCCCCTCAAGGTCCACCATGCCGATTTCGATGACCTGCTCACCGGGGCCAAGGCCCGTCGTCTCGGTGTCCAGCACGGCGAGGCGGGGGTCAGTCGCCCAGTCGAGGAAGCGGTCGATCACGGCCTGGGCCTGCTGCTCGGGCGTGGGGAGGGCGAGGGCTTCCTGGTCGAGGGCAATATCGTCGGGTCGGGTCATCGGTGGCCGCCTTTCAGCGCGTCGAGCTGCGCCAGAACGTCAGAGAGTTGGGGCTGAGGGATTTTCTTGAAGCCGAGGTCGCCGGGCATGTCCACCGGGGTGAGCAATACCCGCACGTCGCCCAGCACCAGGGCGAAGCCGCCGAAGTACCACGCCTCCTGTCCTGCCGGGCATTCGTCGCCGGGGAACAGCAGGCCGGTGATCTTCACGACACTGGTCAGGGCCTTGTCCGGCACGTCGCGCCGGGCGTACCAGACGCCGGTGGCGCTTTCGACGTACCGGGCGTCGTCCACGCTGTAGCTGCCGCTGCTGTGCAGGGCGATGTCCTGCCCGACGCGGCGCTCGGCCTGCCGGACAAGGTGCGGATGCGGCAGCCAGCGTGGGCGGTTCTCCACGCGCTTGCCGTGCCGCTCCACGGCTGCCGTCCAGGGGCGGGACAGCGAGAGGAAGTCGGTGAGGCTCATGCGCTCACCCGCTTCTCGTCCTTGTCGTCGTCCTGGGGCGGGAACAGCGGGCGCTCAGGCTCGACGATCTCCACCTCGAACACCAGTTCCACCGTGCGCGGGTCAGCGGGGTTGAACAGCAGCTCGGCGCGGTCGCTGGCGTCGAACTGCCGCTCCATCACCGCCACCACCTTGAAATCTTTGGTCTTGCTGCCCTTGCTGGTCAGTTTCCACGTCCGGCGGTCGCCGTCGCTGTAGACCTTCAGCTTGAAGGTGATTTCCTGGCGGCCATCGTCCTTCCGGGCCAGGCGGTGGGCCTTCTGGAGAAACTTCAGGTCGGTGCCGCTGGGCAGTTCGAGGTGCAGCGTGGTGAAGGGGTAGCCGTCCCTGTCGTATTCGTGCTTGAGGGCGTCCAGCTTCACGGTCATGGTCTCTTTCATGGCGCACTTCTTTGGGAAACGGGGGCCAGCGCGGGCCAGCCCCCGGTGAGAGGGCTTAGTAGCTGGTGTGTTTCATCTGTTCGCGGGCGGCTTCTATGTCGCCCCCGAACTCAGTGAGGAAGTAGTGGTAAATCCCGTGCCAGCGCAGGCAGCGGCGGCAGTGAGGTTCGTTCTCAGGGTTGTCAGGGGTGGCGATCACGCTGTTGTCGCGCAGGTGTAGGGAGCAGTGAGTACGCTTGCCGTCCGCGGTGAAATGAAGCTGACCGTGGGGGTGAATTCGGACGAACGTCCACTCCATCACCACTCACCCCCGAACAGCGGTCCGAACTCCGCCCCGAAAGGCGCAGCGGGTTGAGGTTTTTCCGGCTTCGGGGCAGCTTCCGGCACGTCCGGCTTCTCGCCCGCGAGCAGCGCCCGGAACGCCTCGACCAGCTGCACGAGGCGGGACTCCTCGGCCTGGGTGGGCTGCTCGGGCAGGGGCCGGGCCTGATGCCAGAAATGGTTGTTCCAGGTCCAGCGGGTCTCCAGGCTCAGCGTGTTTCCGCAGATGACCTGCGCGGGAATCCCCCAGAGCGTGGTGTTCACGAACGTCGCGTAGCAGCTCAAGGCGCTGAGGTCCTGCGCGACCCAGCGCATGTGGATGGGACTGACGCCGCCACTCACCAGCACCTCGGCGAAGGCCAGAATCATGCCGCCCGACCCGCAGGCAGGCTCATTGCAGGTCAGGATTTCTCCCGGCGTCATAACCTCGCGGGGGTCGTCTCCGAGGTGCATCTTCGCCAGCAGGT is from Deinococcus wulumuqiensis R12 and encodes:
- a CDS encoding VRR-NUC domain-containing protein — protein: MSESELREYRRRHPHLFPEPPAPAPAPAPSAGLPASATNGYASEADFQDAVVRALVERGWTVWQMYRGSQRGGSVWATKGIPDLFAFRAPGLLLWLELKQPGNRPSPAQLERHEELRRAGLPITVAWTLEQVLLAARALSLLVPDEVSP
- a CDS encoding helix-turn-helix domain-containing protein yields the protein MSGQPEFGRILRQTRQAAGLKLYDVAEVLKVHHTYLSRIETGQERPPSNRVISLLADLYGVDRDALFVAAGRLPPELYEMAATAQGVQLLRAFQEFQRSDDPAPLSAQQRAENVRLSQQLERP
- a CDS encoding 3'-5' exonuclease, with translation MTRPDDIALDQEALALPTPEQQAQAVIDRFLDWATDPRLAVLDTETTGLGPGEQVIEIGMVDLEGRPLMNQRVRPTFPVPAGATAIHGITNEDLKDCPTFDQVWPRLWKLLQTHRVVVYNGAFDFNRIADSLNAALPGWYQGDGGPSELLQAWNALIPPMQRDGCVMEAYAPLHGEWNAWHGSYRWARLSAACAERGVDTSDLKAHSALDDARATLRLIRAAAQLTPEQLPWIGREDEA
- a CDS encoding N-6 DNA methylase, which encodes MSRLLRNMQRQKAQAELDGGWMADPLRLPFMRILEEVKHLGLSEAFRILVTCGACALTAGQQEELYLDTIRGVRREDLDVIVRAFGQLQLDMEDRPFRDLLGPTYMAIAHKLDRDARGEFFTPHSLCYLLAKMHLGDDPREVMTPGEILTCNEPACGSGGMILAFAEVLVSGGVSPIHMRWVAQDLSALSCYATFVNTTLWGIPAQVICGNTLSLETRWTWNNHFWHQARPLPEQPTQAEESRLVQLVEAFRALLAGEKPDVPEAAPKPEKPQPAAPFGAEFGPLFGGEW